In Candidatus Manganitrophus morganii, the genomic window GCAAAATTTTACGGTAATATTTTTGTCATAGATAATAGGCTCTATTTTCAAAAGTTTACCGTATCTTGTTGTTGCTTCAGCGTGCTTTTTTATTAACTCGAAATTGGCTTGTAACCAATAACAGAATTGATGGGCCTGATTTAGAGTATTAAAGGTAAACAGTGGAGAAATGTGCGTTTCATCTTTAATGATCCTCGTCGTGACGCCTCCTGACATATGCAGAATTTGCATGCCGATCGAGTATGTATAAACCAATGCGCCTTCCGTGGTGGCAAGAGGAATATAAAAATCCCCTTTTGCAAATTGACCATTTATTTTGAGCGGACCTGCGACGCCAATAGGAACCTGGGTAATGCCTATAAAGTTTTCGATGTTTCCCTGTAGGTTTTTTGGATTTTCACTGAATACGCCGATATGATTAAATTCCACACCGGTCTTGGCGCTTAACCATTCTCTTCGTGCTTTTGCGGCAGCAACCGTATAATCAATGTCTTTTCGTTTCGGAACGAGATCCGTTTTTCTGAGATCGGCGCTCTTTCCATTATTGGCTTCCATGTGCCAGAGATCTGTAATTCGGCGGATCATTTTTCTATTATTTTTATCAGAAACAGGTTCGGCCGGTTTTTCCTCACTCAGCCTTCGATTCTTTTCCTTTCCTCTTCTATCAGGAATCGATGAATTAGAGCTCCTGATGAACTTTTCCCAGCCTCCCAGCTGATTATCAACTGAATGAATGAACTCAATGCCATACTGCTGTTTCTCATCGTTTCCCCATTTAAATTTTATTCTGGCTTGTACGGGCTCTAGAGGATCAGGCAAGCTAATCTCAATAATACCTTTATCAATTCGGGGGAGAGTATGATCGGTTGAAACGGAGAGACCGGCCAGTCCAATATCGATTGCCGTGCCTGTGAAGATTTTCTTTTTGCGAGTATCGGACTCTCTCAGTATGAGTCGTATTTCTAGTATCTCTCTGACTCGAAAATACGTTCTGCGATCGTGTTTATTCATACAGTTAATCCTTAATGCTCAAACTGATTTCAGCAAGAATAGTTCCACTTCAGGAACATCATCTTGAATTAAATCCATATAAATAAATAGCTTTACTAATACATCGGTATCTTAAGTTTGATAAGAACATAGGCTATGAGGATTGTAGGATTGTAAATTTAAGAATTGAAAGAAAGAAATAAATAAATGCGAAGGAAGTGTTGGTCTTGATATGCTTGTTGCCCTTGTTTCTGCGTTGTTATTCAATCTTCAACTCCAGACAAGGTCGCAAAAACAATCAGATACCGGAGGAAACTATACAATAAGTTGAATATACATTAAAAAAGCCGATTGTCAAATTAAAATATCATTAAATTTTTTCTTAGAACGCTAATGAATACGACATTTTCGGCGTTTTTTTCGGGGTATAAAAGACAAAAAACAACTGAGTACTAATTGGGAGAAAATGCGAAGTGATTTGAGGGGCGTGGTGAGCCGCCTGGGATTCGAACCCAGGACACCCGCCTTAAAAGGGCGGTGCTCTACCAACTGAGCTAGCGGCTCGCTTCGTATGCTATGAATGACAAGGCGATCTCTTCGGTCTGAAAAGATCGGAAAAGTGAAGATCTTTTTTAACATTTCTCGGAACCGGTGTCAACTTCTATCGTTCAAGTCGGTTTGAAATTTCCAGTCAGATCGACTATGATAAGGGGCTCATTTTTGGGGGGAGGCATCCAACTTGGTTTCTATTCTCTTCTTTTTCTCCGGCGTCACCGCGCTGATCTACCAGATGGTCTGGATGCGCGAATTGGTCTTGGTTTTTGGCGCATCGATGTTTGCGATCTCCACCCTCCTGACCGCATTCATGGGGGGGCTGGCGCTGGGGAGCGATTTCTTCGGCCGGCGCGCCGACCGCTATTCAAATCCCCTGCGCATCTACGGCTTTCTTGAGCTTGGCATCGGAGGATACGCTCTTCTCGTTCCGTTCCTCCTCTCCTCGCTGATTCCGATCTATCAGTATCTCCACGGTCTCTTTCACTTCTCGTTCTATATTTTCAGCTTGGTCCGGTTTGTCATGGCTGTGCTTGTCCTCCTTCTTCCGACCGCCTTAATGGGAGGAACCCTCCCTGTGCTCGCCCGCCTCTATAAAAATAATGCCGAGGTCGGAAAAGGGGTCGGACTTCTTTATGCCTTTAATACGTTGGGGGCGGTGATCGGGGTTTTGGGGGCCGGGTTTGTCCTCCTTCCCGCTTTGGGTCTGAACAAAACGGTACTTCTTGCGGCGGCGCTCAATGGCGCGGTCGGTCTTCTTGCGATCTGGCGCGGAAAACATCGAATCGTCCCTGTCGAGACCTCCGCCGAAAGGACGCCGGTCTCCGCGCCGAAACATCCGCAATCACCGCGGCGGATTTTATTGATCACCTTCGCCCTTTCCGGGTTTGCGGCGATGATTTATGAGGTGGTTTGGACGCGCATCTTGACCCTGATCCTCGGGTCGACCCTCTACTCCTTTGCAACCATGCTCGCCACCTTTCTCATGGGGCTTGCGATCGGGAGCTTTCTCTTTTCCCTCTTCTTGAAGCGGTTTTCGCGCCCCCTTCTTTTGCTGGCCCTCGTACAAGGGGGGATCGCGCTGTTTGCTTTCGGGGGGGAATTTCTTTTTCCCCTCCTCCCCGTTCTCTTCTTCAAGCTCCTTGAAATCTTCCACTCGGAGGGGGGAATTATTTCCGTCTCCAAATTCTTCATTGTCGCCGCCGTGATGCTGATCCCGACCGTTCTGATGGGAGGGGTTTTCCCGCTGGTGATCCATCTTCTGACCCGGGGAGAGAGTTCCTCTCGAGAGCCTAAACGAAAAAACCAACCGATGATCGATACCGGGTTGGGGTCGATCGTCGGCCGCGCCTATGCCATTAATACGGTCGGAACGATCGTCGGTTCCTTCTCGGTCGGATTTATCCTCCTCCCGGCGCTCGGCATTCAGAAAAGCCTCCACGTTGCCATCTTCACCAACGCCATTTTAAGCCTTCTTCTCTGGATGCAGATGCGCGAAATCGGAGAGGCGCGCCTTTGGGCGGTCGGCGGGGTCGGCGCGTTTCTCGTTGTCGTCGGCTTCTCGACCCCGGCCTGGAACCCGCTGCAGATGTCGAGCGAGCTCTTCGGGAAATTATCGACCCTCGATCTTCTTTTCTATAAAGAGGGAATCTCGTCCACCGTCACGGTGGTTCAGCACCCGACCCTGGCGAAGCACCCTCATCTCACCCTGGCGATCGACGGCAAGGCGAATGCCTCCACCACCGGCGACATGAAGACGCAGCTGCTTGTCGGCCATCTCCCGATGCTCCTTGCGCCGGAGGCAAAGGAGGTCATCTCGATCGGACACGGTTCCGGGATCACGACCGGCGCCATCGCGACCCATCCCCTCTCGAAGCTTGTCACCCTGGAAATCGAGCCGGCGGTCGTCGAGGCGTCGCGCTTCTTCGATCCGTTCAACGGAAGTGTCCTCGAGGACCCGCGCGTTCAAATCGTGGTCGACGACGCGCGCAACTACCTCATCCTCTCGAAAGAGCGCTTCGACGTGATCGTTTCCGAGCCGTCGCATCCCTGGCGAAGCGGCTCCTCCAAACTCTTTACGGAGGAGTTTTTTCGTCTGGGCCGATCGCGTTTACGTCCGGGGGGAATTTTCGCTCAGTGGATTCATTTTTACGGCATCCGGGCGCCGGAACTGAAGGCGGTGATCCGGACCTTCCATTCCGTTTTTCCGCACGTCTTTATTTTTTATACAGACGCCGGCGATCTGATCCTGATCGGCTCCGATCGCGAAATCGTCATTGACCGGGAGGAGATCGCCCGGCGGATGGCGGTCCATGCCGTTGCAAACGATCTCGCGCGGGCCGAGGTCTACTCTCCTTATGATCTCTGGGCTTATTTTCTTCTCGGGCCCGGCGAGATCGAGCGTTACACCGGCGACGGGATCTTCAACACCGACGATTATACCGTCGTCGAGTTCCAAACGCCGAAGTCGCTTTTCGAAGATACCCTCTCGATTCATATGGCCGACATGAAAGGGGCGTCGCGCGGCGGCGAGCTTTATCTGATTGATCCGGCGGAATCCAACAGCGCAAAGGGAGAAGCGTTTTTCGCCATCGCCAAGGCGCTCCTTCGGAATGGAAAAGAGAGCAACGCCCGCGACATGATCCAAAAGGGGCTTCTTCTCCATCCGTCCGCCGAGGGGGATTGGCTGATGGGCTCGCTTTTTCAGAAACAGGAAGATCGCGACAGCGCCTTCCGCGCCTGGCAGGCCGCTCTGAAAAAGGATCCCTCGCATGCGGAGGCCTCCCTGAGTCTGGCCAAGTTGTACCAGGAGCAAGGGGCGTTTGATCAAGCCGAGCCGCTTCTGTCTCGCCTACGCAAGGACCATCCGGAAAAGCGGATCGCCGCCTTTTATCATGGCGTCAATCTCTACTATCTCGGCCAGTATCAGAGGGCGCTGGATGAGCTCGAGCAAGGAAGGGTCTTCTCGGAGCCGTTCGTCTACTACTATCAGAGTCTCGTTTTTGGTAAGCTGAAAAAAGAAGCAGAGGCCAGCCAGGCGCTGGGCCGATTTATCACGAGTCTCAACGATTGGCGAAAGGATCTGGAGATGGAGCCGAAGCGCTTCTCCACCCTCCCTTATGCCAAGCAGATCGAATGGCGAAAGAAAAATGGAATCGAGATTCCGGAGGAAGAGCGAATGGCGCTCCTTTTCAACAGATTGGTGGCAACCCCGTTGAGCCATCTCTACAGCGGAACGGGTCTCTTCATTTTGGGAATGTTCGAGCCGGCCAGCGTCGAGCTGGAGAAAGCGGCGGAGCAACTTGGGAATCAGGCCTCCGGAAGCATGGTGCAGTATTATCTCGGTCTGGCTTATCAAGAGAGGGGGCAAACGGCTTCGGCCCGGCAGGCACTGGAAACATTCATTTCGCACTCTCCGCTCGACCCGAAAGATATCCGGATTGAGGCGGCCAAGCGCACCCTCGATCGGTTAAAACAGCCGAAGGGGGTCTCTTAAATGGGGTCGATTGCGCCGACACATAAAGTCCGCTCTTATTCGGAAACGATCGAGCGGATGCTCCGGTCGGTAAAGGAGACAAAAGGGATAGAGGCCCATCTCCTCGGAACGGTTCGCGCCAATCCTCATCGGTATCCTTTTTGGATGGTTTCGACCCCCGAGGGTCGGGGGAAAAAAAAGATCTGCCTTTCCGGAGGGATTCATGGCGATGAGCCGGCCGGCGTCGAGGCGATCCTCGCCGTCATCGAAATGATCCGGAACCGGCCGGCGCTTCTTGGCCGGTTTCAGTTTATCCTTTTTCCCTGCATCAACCCGTTCGGGTATGAGCACCACACACGTGAGAACGGGTCTCGAATAGATCTCAACCGGCAGTATGTCCGGAAGCGGCCCGCCGCAGAAATACGCTTCGTCAAAAAGGTCATCGATGGGAAGAGGTTTGATCTCGATGTCGAGTTCCATGAGGATATCGACACGCCGGGATTTTATATGTACGAGGTTTTTCGCAGTCCGGCCCAAGCGGTCGGCCGGAAGATCATCCGGCGGGTGGCGAAGAAATATCCGATCAATCTTCAGACCGAAATCGAAGGGGCCCCGGCCGAAAAGGGATTAATCAGCCCCGATGTTTCCTCTGATTTTTTTAAACGGCGCTTCGCTCGGAAGCGGCAGTGGCCGCAGGCGCTCTACTTCTACATGAACGGCACCTCCCACGTCATCACCTCCGAGACCCCGGTGCATCTTAAAATGCAGGAGCGGGTCGAGATCCATCTCATCGCCCTTAAAACGGCGCTGGAGAGATTACTCTCCGCGTGATCTCTGACTTCCTGCTTCTCTCCTTAATTACTCCGTAATCCGCATTCGCCATGCCGCATTGCCCCTAAAAGATGCTGGCAAACTTCCGCGATCCGGTGGCCCCCAGCCCTTTCAAGGTGAACATGAATGAGAACTCGTTTCGGGTGCGGAGGTCCAGGTAAGTGACCGTGATTCCCCAGCACTGGTCTTCGTATTGGAGGCCGTAGGCGATTTCGACGAACTTGCTTGTTTCGGCGTCGAAGTAGGCGCGGCTGGCAAGGCTGACCCCCCAGGGGGTTCGGATCACGATCTTCTCCGTCCAGAACTGAATGCGGGGGGCCGCCTCCTCATCGCCGAGATAGAGCGGATTGAAGAGGTCTCCCCGCTGCGGAAGGGTCCCTCCCCGCGTGTAGCGCTGTCCAAGGGAGGCGATCAGATATGGGGGGAGGTTGATCGTCAGATCGGTGTTCCAGAAGGAGAAGCGACGATCGTAGAGGTCATAGAAGGCGTCGAAACCGAGAGAGAGATAATCGGTGAAGTGAACCACCGCCTCGCCGCGAAAATCGGAGAAGGGATCCGTGTCTTCTTCATCCGACCGGGCGTCCCGCAGGTTGTAGGTCTCGGTGAATCGAAGGTAGATTCTTTCTTGCATCACTCCCTTCACGTCCCGCCGCATAAAACGCTGCGTCACCGAAGCGGTCACCGCGTTGCGGTCTTGGAGCTGGTCGAGTTCGTCGAATTGTGGAACGTCGGGGTGGTCCTCCACCGGGATATACTCATACATGAGTGACGGGCTCAACAGGTGAACGCTCCCTCCCCGCTCTTTGGAAAGGTGCTCTTCCCAATGAAGGCCGGTTGGAAAAATCTCCCGGCTGACCGGCTCCTCGGTCGTTCCCCGGCTGTACCAGGTCTCCCGGATCCCGGCCCAGGGGGTCAGTGTTCCGGCCCCGGAAAGGGAAATCGGGGCGGAAAGCTTTGGATAAAGATCGACCCGCTGGGTGGTCAGTCCCTCCGAGCGCCAGAAGTTCACGGCGTTGCTCTCAAAGTTGAAGTAGACCGGTGATTGGCCGAGACGATGCTCAATCAGGCTGTAGCCGACCTCTGGAAGACGCTGCGCGGTGGTGCTGTTGCTCGGCGTCGTCAGGTCTTGGGTATACCGGCCGAGAAGATAGGTGAACGATTCGTCCCCGCGATAGGTGACGAAGAGGTTCGATTCGATATTCTGCTGCGCCCGCTCGTCGGTGGCGTCCGAGAGCTCCTGGAAAAAATCCTGTTGGTTGACGTAGTGAACATCGATCTTGGCGTTGATCCGATCGGTAAAACGCTGTTCGTGGTTGTAGCGGATTTCCCATTTTCCGACTTGGTCTTCTTTATCGTAAAAATAATTCGTTTCTAGGTGCCCCCGCGAGAACTTCGATAAGACGTAGCGGTACTCCAGTCCCACGCCGTCCCCCCGGGCGCCGCGGTGATCGAGATTGAACGTCACGTCCTGGCTTTTTGAAATGGCCCAGAAGAAGTCTTGGTTGTAGCGGAACCCGTCGCGAGAGCTGTACCCCATTCGCGGAATCAACAGACCGGTTTGGCGTTCGGTCTTCGCCGGATAGAGGAGATACGGAAGATAGAGAATCGGAACCTCGTTTGCGTAGAAGACGACATTGCGCGCCGTTATATAGCCGTCGATCTGAAGCCGGAGGCGCTGCGCGCGGATGTGCCAATCGGGGTCCTCGATGCAGTCACAGGCGGTAAAATAGGCATTCTCAAGGAGGTAGCGATCGAGTGCGTGACGCTCGGCTTTGTCCGCTTCGATGTGATAGTTTTCGACCTCGATGAAGATTTCGGCATTGTGGAGGACGCCGAGTTGTGTGTTGACATCGAGTTCGACCCGTGAGGCGTCGATACGGTCGTCACCGTCGGTGAAGCGGACGTTTCCCTCGGCGATCAGTCGGCCGGTCCGATTATCGAGTCTGATGGCGTCGGCCTCGATCCGAAGCGGTCCCTGGATCGCGACCACCGATCCCTCGGCGATGAAAAGATCTTCCTCCCGCCGATATTCAAGACGGTCGGCGTCGAGTTGAATCGGCTCGTTTGCTTCCGGGCGACCCAACACGGCTTCGTTCATTTCTTGGGGAAGCCCCCAAGCCGTCGCGGGAAGGAGAAAACCGATCACCAGCAGGATCAGGGAGAAGGACTTTGATGGGAAGCCGAAAAGTCCAAAAAACCAAATGAGTGCGCTTCCCCTGTAAAGGGAACGAAGCAGTTCTCCGGAGCGAGGGATCATCCTCGTAGCAGGGAGGGAACGGTTCCGGAATAAACCGCCTTGGCCTCCCCGACGGTATAGAGCGATCCGGTGATGACGAGGGTATCCTCCGGACGCAGGTTCGACTCGACGTAGTCGATCGCGTCGGGCACCCGCTCTCGGACGGTTTGAACCGGCGACCCCTTCTCAATGGAGGCGATCAGGAGATCGGGCTCGGCCGCCCGATCGATGTCGGGCCGGGTCAGGACGATCTCATCGACCCAGGGGAGAAGCGGGTTCAGAATGTCGCGGATATTTTTGTCACGCATGATTCCGGCGATCAGCCAGTGTTTTCCGCGCCGCGAGGAATCGACCTCTCTGAGAAAGTCGGCCAGCGCCCTCGCTCCCGCCGGGTTATGGGCGCCGTCGAGAAGAATGAGCGGCCGCCGCCGGATCACTTCCAGCCGTCCGGTCCACTCCACCTCTCGGATTCCTTCGAGGATCGCCTCCTCTGAAAGAGCGATGCCCTTCGCTTGAAGCTGCTCGATCATCCCCAGGGCGACCGCCGTGTTCCGCACCTGGTGCCGTCCAAGCAGTGGAGAGTGGACCGTTCTCGCGCGCTCTCCCCGATATACAAAACCCTCCGGGCGGTCCCCTTCCACGTTGATTTCGTGATCAAGGCGGAGGAGCGGCGCCCCCTTCAATCGGGCCGCTTGCTCAAAGAGGGCGAGGACCTCGGGCTGGGCGGCCCCGGTGATCAGAGGGACCTCCATTTTGATAATCCCGGCTTTTTCAGACGCGATTTGAACGATCGTCACCCCCAGGTAACGTTCATGATCGAGATCGATATGGGTGATGGCGGTCACCAACGGCACCAGGAGGTTGGTTGCATCGAATCGTCCCCCGAGACCGACCTCCACCACCGCCAGATCGACCTTCGCCTCCGCAAAGTAGAGGAAGGCGATCGCGGTGGTGAACTCAAAAAAGGTCAAGGAAAGGGCCAGCTCGGGCTCTTCTTCCTCGATTCGTTTTCTTAAGAGGTTCGTCAGTCGAACGATTTGGTCCGGTTCAATCGGCTTTCCCGAGATGCGAATCCGTTCCGAGAAGTCGATCAGATGGGGGGAAGTGTAGAGGCCGACGCGGTATCCTCCCCGTTTCAGAATGGAAGCGACGGTCGCGGCGGTCGAGCCCTTCCCGTTCGTTCCGCCGATATGGACGGAGCGATATTTTCGCTCGGGATGATCGATCAGACGGAGAAGGCGCTCCATCCGCTCCAGGCCCGGGCGGATGCCGTGCCACTGCAGGCGGTAGAGGTAGTCGAGTGCATCGGTATAAGACATGATTCCCCACGTGGATTGGCCTTCTTATTTATCATAACCGCGCGCCGAATTCAAGAAGACTCCGGGTGTCATCGGCTTCCATCCAGCCGGGAGAGAGCGTCTTCATCCCTCTGTTCCGACGATTCCTCTAGACTCCGACCGGCTCTTTTGGTATGGTCATTATCCAAAATCATTTTGTTTCTGTGTCGGACGGTGGATCGTCGTTTTCGTATCGGTATTCGGTGAAGGAGGGTCGATGGGTCAGTTTGTAGATCGGATGATTCGCGCAGCGCAGCTCGATGAGAATCTCTATGAAGAGGTGGAAGCCGACAAGGGAGCGATGAAACAGGCGATCGGGGTCGTGGTCCTCTCCAGCCTGGCGGCCGGAATCGGAACGATGAGTCAGGGGGGAGGAATCGGGCGGCTGGCGCTCGGCACGGTGGCGGCCCTCATCGGCTGGTATATTTGGGCCTTTCTGATCTATGTGATCGGGACGAAGATGCTTCCGGAGCCGCAGACCAGGGCGGACCATGGAGAGCTGCTCCGGACCCTCGGATTCGCCAGCGCCCCCGGCCTGCTCCGGGTATTGGGCTTCCTCCCTGCCGTCAGCGGCATTGTTTTGATGGGGTCTTCGATCTGGATGCTGATCGCCATGGTGGTGGCGGTAAGACAGGCCCTTGATTATCAGAGCACCCTGCGCGCCGTCGGCGTCTGCGTCGTCGGGTGGGTGATTCAGATTGCGGTCCTCATTTTTGTCATGGTCGTCGGCGGCGGGGTCGCCAGTCAGACAGGACCCACGCCGTAGCTAAAGTTATCCGGACGGGAGAAGGGCGCCTAACCCTTCCCGATAAGAAGGGTATTTCAAGTCGATTTGGAAATACTCCTTCATTTTCTGGTTTCGGCATCTCCGACTGGCCGCCGGTTCATCGGACGAATTCCAGAGAGGAGCGAAATCGGAAATGCCGAGCCGTTTTGCAAGAAAAGCATAGTAATCCCCCCGCCGGACCGGATGATCGTCGGAGAAAAGATAACACTCTCCCGTTTTTGTTAAGGGGGCCGTCGCCAGGAGCAGCGGAATCAGGTCGTCGAGATGGATCAAATTCAGGTAACTTTCGGGTCGGCCGCGGAGGGTCCCCCGTTTTAGAACTTGATCGCGTCCGGGAATTCGATTCGGTCCGTAGATTCCGGAGAGCCGGACGACCACCCCCGGAAACTGCGCTTCTTCGACGGCGGTAAAGAGCGTATCCTCCGTTTCGATCAGACGCGCCCCGGCGGGATGTTTTGCGCGGCGCAGAGACGATTCATCGACCCACCCGTTGGAGTAATCTCCATAAACGCCGGTGCTGCTGGTGTAGATAAACCGACTGGGCCGGTTTTCCAGGAGCGCGGCGATCGTATGGGTCATGGCGCGGGGAAGGGTCTCCTCCTGCGATCCCGACACCAGGAAATAAACCCAGTCGGCCTGCGGGAGTCGAAAAGGAGGTTTTAAGAGATCGACGACGATCGGCTCGATCCCCTCTCTCCTGAGAAGATCGGCTTTTTCAACTCTCCGGGTCGTGCCGTAGACCCTGAAACCTTTTTCGATCCACCCCTTTGCCAACGGCAACCCGACATATCCGCATCCGATAATGAGGACAGATTCGATAGCGACCTCCTTGTTGTCCCGTCCATTCCGATCTTTTCAACGGTCAGAGCGTAACGCTTTCGAGGACGCGCGTCAATGAGTATGCCTGGGAGGATGCCTGGCGGTATTCACGGCGGTATGCCGGGTAAACAATATATCATATCATTGGACCGGAAGGGCTTTTACAAAGACAAAACCATTTTCAATCCAGGCGGCATAGAGCCGTTGGCCCGAAGCGGCAAGCGAGGTGGACCAAGAAAAAGAGCCGGAGGTTTCATTCAGGGGCTCCCCCTTCCGGGTCCACGCGGTGCCGTTCCAACGCCAAACTTCCACACTCGATCCGCCGAAGGCGAGGGTCGGTTCCCCTTTGACTTCCATCAACGCGGGATCAACGCCCTCTTCGGAGAGGGGTGAGCCGAGGGTGACCCAGGCCTCCCCATTCCATTGTCTTGCCTGAATTCCCCCCTGCTGAAACGCAAGGGTTGGAATGTCTTGAACGAAGGCGAGGGAGAAGGTGGAGGAGAAAAAAGTCAGCGGATCATTGGCCGGGCCGCCGGCGGAAAGCCAACTCTCCCCGGTGCGATGAAAAAGGGCCAATTCGATCCCTTCCGAAGCGGCGTTCTGCATCAGAACGGCAAGGGAGAGGTTCTGATCGTCGGCGCCGAGCGCATACTTCCTTGGCGAGGGGGCATCGGCGTAGTGTGATCCGACCCCGCCGAGATCGACCCATGCGCCGGCCCATTGCTGGACCCGCGTGCTGGCGTATCGGCTGTCGCTGCAGAAGGAATCCCATGCGACGGTCGGAACCCCCTGACGAACATTCAAGGCGGCATTGGCCGGACCGCAACCGTCCTGATACGTTTGAACGGCGACGGTCGACCAGGCACCCTCCTCTCGTCTGACCAGATAGAGCGACCTTCCTTCAATCCAGGTGAGGAAGAGCCGCTCTCCGTCGGATGCGAGGGAGGGAAGCGTGGCGGCTTCATTGGGGTTCACATTCAAGGGGCCTTCCACGTCCCATTCGGTGCCGTTCCAAAAACCGGTGTAAATTTTTCCGTCTTCTTCCCAGGACACGACCGGAGCGTTTTCGATTGTCGCGAGGGTCAACCAGACGGCCACTCCCCGTTGCGCCGCGTTCACACGGGCCCCCAGCGCCTGCCACCGAGCGTCTCCGTCGGATGGGCCGCCCCCTGCGTCTTCAGTCACCGGATCGGTTTCCGGGGCGGGATCGGCGATCGGGACCGATGGAGCGACCGGAACCGCCGTCGCCGTCGAGGCCGGAGTCGCTGTCGGGGTGGCCCCTTCCGTTGGGGGCTGCTCCCCTGTCGATGCGGGGGTGGCGGGGGGTGTTTCATTGGAGAGGGAAGAAGGGGTTGCAGGGTCCTTCTCCGAATTGGAACCGCCGCTGGACCCGCAGGAAATGAGGGTAGGAATAATAAGGACGACTGCAAAATAACGGACTGCTTGTTTTATAAAACCTTTTTTCATTGATCCTCCTCCCGACTGTACTTCTTTTAGGTAACAGTGCAACCTATGTACCTTTGATAAAGGGACGAACTGGGGGATGGAGAGCCCTTTCGAGGTCATGACGAAATTGCAGCGGATTGCAGAATTGATTACATCTTTTACATATCGGTGAACGGTAGAGAAAGAGATGTGCAAAAAAGGATCACTTCTATTGCAAATAGGAGGAACCCTGGATCGGATGGGCATCAGGTGGACGAAATGTTATAATGCTCATTATGAACGATATCATTTGGACCCCCTCCGACGAGATCATCCGGCAATCGAACGTCTGGCGATTAATGCAGCGCCATGGTCTTTCTTCATATGAAGCGCTCATTCGCTGGTCGATCGAGGATATCGGCCGATTTTGGGATGCGGTTTCGAAGGACCTCGGAATCCGATGGAGCCGGCCCTATCGCCAGGTCTACGACACCTCCGCCGGCCTTCCCTGGACGAAGTGGTTCATCGGCGGCCAGACGAATCTGGTGATGAACTGCATCGATCGCCATCTCCCTGCCCGCGCGAATGAGATCGCCCTTCTTTGGGAAGGAGAAGATAAAAAAGTCCGCTCCTGGACGTACGATCAACTCTCCCGGGAGGTCTCCCGCCTGGCGGACGCCCTTCGGCGGGAAGGGATCGGTCCCGGTGATACGATCGGAATCTACATGCCGATGTCGCTGGAGATGGTGGCGGTCCTCTACGCCTCCTTCAAGATCGGTGCGATTTGCATCCCGATTTTCTCCGGGTTTGCCGCCGGCCCCCTCGCCGTCCGTCTCGCGCACGCCGAGGCGAAGATCCTCTTCACCGCCGACGGCTCTCTCCGGCGTGGAAAAATCATTGAGATCAAGCGGTCGGCCGATGAGGCCGCCGCTCAAATTCCGACGTTGCGGAAGAAAGTCATTCTGCGCCGCCTTGGAAATGAAATCGATTGGGATTCGTCGCGTGATTGCTGGTACACCGAATTTGTCGCGGGAAAGTCGGAGCGGGTCGCCACCGAATCGCTCGACGCCGAAGCCCCCGCCTTGATCCTCTACACTTCCGGGACCACCGGCCGGCCGAAAGGGACCGTCCACACGCACGGCGGCTGTTTGATGCAGATCGGGAAGGAACTGGCGTATCACTTCGACGTTAAACCGGAGGACCGCTTTTTCTGGTTGACCGACATCGGCTGGATGATGGGCCCCTGGATGATCATCGGCGTTCACTTGCAGGGAGGATGCGTCTTCCTTTATGAGGGGGCGCCGAACCACCCGGCCCCCGATCGCCTCTGGGAGATGATCGACCGTCATCGGCTCACCCATCTTG contains:
- a CDS encoding fused MFS/spermidine synthase, producing MVSILFFFSGVTALIYQMVWMRELVLVFGASMFAISTLLTAFMGGLALGSDFFGRRADRYSNPLRIYGFLELGIGGYALLVPFLLSSLIPIYQYLHGLFHFSFYIFSLVRFVMAVLVLLLPTALMGGTLPVLARLYKNNAEVGKGVGLLYAFNTLGAVIGVLGAGFVLLPALGLNKTVLLAAALNGAVGLLAIWRGKHRIVPVETSAERTPVSAPKHPQSPRRILLITFALSGFAAMIYEVVWTRILTLILGSTLYSFATMLATFLMGLAIGSFLFSLFLKRFSRPLLLLALVQGGIALFAFGGEFLFPLLPVLFFKLLEIFHSEGGIISVSKFFIVAAVMLIPTVLMGGVFPLVIHLLTRGESSSREPKRKNQPMIDTGLGSIVGRAYAINTVGTIVGSFSVGFILLPALGIQKSLHVAIFTNAILSLLLWMQMREIGEARLWAVGGVGAFLVVVGFSTPAWNPLQMSSELFGKLSTLDLLFYKEGISSTVTVVQHPTLAKHPHLTLAIDGKANASTTGDMKTQLLVGHLPMLLAPEAKEVISIGHGSGITTGAIATHPLSKLVTLEIEPAVVEASRFFDPFNGSVLEDPRVQIVVDDARNYLILSKERFDVIVSEPSHPWRSGSSKLFTEEFFRLGRSRLRPGGIFAQWIHFYGIRAPELKAVIRTFHSVFPHVFIFYTDAGDLILIGSDREIVIDREEIARRMAVHAVANDLARAEVYSPYDLWAYFLLGPGEIERYTGDGIFNTDDYTVVEFQTPKSLFEDTLSIHMADMKGASRGGELYLIDPAESNSAKGEAFFAIAKALLRNGKESNARDMIQKGLLLHPSAEGDWLMGSLFQKQEDRDSAFRAWQAALKKDPSHAEASLSLAKLYQEQGAFDQAEPLLSRLRKDHPEKRIAAFYHGVNLYYLGQYQRALDELEQGRVFSEPFVYYYQSLVFGKLKKEAEASQALGRFITSLNDWRKDLEMEPKRFSTLPYAKQIEWRKKNGIEIPEEERMALLFNRLVATPLSHLYSGTGLFILGMFEPASVELEKAAEQLGNQASGSMVQYYLGLAYQERGQTASARQALETFISHSPLDPKDIRIEAAKRTLDRLKQPKGVS
- a CDS encoding M14 family metallocarboxypeptidase, yielding MGSIAPTHKVRSYSETIERMLRSVKETKGIEAHLLGTVRANPHRYPFWMVSTPEGRGKKKICLSGGIHGDEPAGVEAILAVIEMIRNRPALLGRFQFILFPCINPFGYEHHTRENGSRIDLNRQYVRKRPAAEIRFVKKVIDGKRFDLDVEFHEDIDTPGFYMYEVFRSPAQAVGRKIIRRVAKKYPINLQTEIEGAPAEKGLISPDVSSDFFKRRFARKRQWPQALYFYMNGTSHVITSETPVHLKMQERVEIHLIALKTALERLLSA
- the lptD gene encoding LPS assembly protein LptD, whose translation is MIPRSGELLRSLYRGSALIWFFGLFGFPSKSFSLILLVIGFLLPATAWGLPQEMNEAVLGRPEANEPIQLDADRLEYRREEDLFIAEGSVVAIQGPLRIEADAIRLDNRTGRLIAEGNVRFTDGDDRIDASRVELDVNTQLGVLHNAEIFIEVENYHIEADKAERHALDRYLLENAYFTACDCIEDPDWHIRAQRLRLQIDGYITARNVVFYANEVPILYLPYLLYPAKTERQTGLLIPRMGYSSRDGFRYNQDFFWAISKSQDVTFNLDHRGARGDGVGLEYRYVLSKFSRGHLETNYFYDKEDQVGKWEIRYNHEQRFTDRINAKIDVHYVNQQDFFQELSDATDERAQQNIESNLFVTYRGDESFTYLLGRYTQDLTTPSNSTTAQRLPEVGYSLIEHRLGQSPVYFNFESNAVNFWRSEGLTTQRVDLYPKLSAPISLSGAGTLTPWAGIRETWYSRGTTEEPVSREIFPTGLHWEEHLSKERGGSVHLLSPSLMYEYIPVEDHPDVPQFDELDQLQDRNAVTASVTQRFMRRDVKGVMQERIYLRFTETYNLRDARSDEEDTDPFSDFRGEAVVHFTDYLSLGFDAFYDLYDRRFSFWNTDLTINLPPYLIASLGQRYTRGGTLPQRGDLFNPLYLGDEEAAPRIQFWTEKIVIRTPWGVSLASRAYFDAETSKFVEIAYGLQYEDQCWGITVTYLDLRTRNEFSFMFTLKGLGATGSRKFASIF